In the genome of Streptomyces lydicus, the window GACGGCGTTGGTCATGACGAGCCAGAACTGCGCCCAGCCCAGGCGGGTGAGCGAGCGGCGCCGGGGGTGGCGGGCGCGGGCGGCGATGATGAACACTCCGACGACCACGCACAGCACATCGGTCAGCATGCGGTTGCTGAACTCGATGATCCCGTTGATGCCCATCGCGGCGGTCGGGGTGAGGCTGTCCGGCGTGCACTTGGGCCAGGTCGAGCAGCCCAGTCCGGACTGGGAGAGCCGGACGGCGCCCCCGGTGACGACGATGATCACGGCCATCACGACGGTGGCCAGCGCGGCCCGTCGCACGAAGGCGGCGGACGGCTGCCAGCGGCGGGCGATCAGCTCGAGGGGATTCAGCGTTTTCGGCACGGGAGACATCGTAGGCGGGTCCTTGTGCAAGTTTTCACGAGGGGTCGTGCCGGGTGGCGGACCGGGCCGGGACCACTCGGCGGCACGGCCGCCCGGCGGCTCACTCCCAGCGGAAGAAGCGGGCCGCCGTGCCCAGTCCCAGCACCGACCAGACCGCCAGGATGCCCAGGTCCCGCCAGGGGATCTGGGCGCCGTGCTGGAGGACGCCGCGCAGTCCGTCGGACAGCGCGGCGATCGGCAGCAGTCCGAGCACGCTCTGTGCGGCCTCGGGGAACTTGTCCAGCGGGACGATCACGCCGCCGCCGACCAGCAGCAGCAGGAACACCAGGTTGGCCGCCGCGAGGGTGGCCTCCGCCTTGAGCGTGCTGGCCATCAGCAGGCCCAGGCCCGAGAAGGCGGCCGTGCCCAGCAGGAGCAGCAGCACCACCGAGAGCGGGTTGCCGTGCGGCGACCAGCCCAGCGCCAGGGCCACGGCCGTCAGCAGCGCGGTCTGCAGCACCTCGGTGACCAGCACCGCGCAGGTCTTGGCGGTCATCAGCCCCCAGCGCGGCAGCGGCGAGACGGCCAGCCGCTTGAGCACGCCGTAGCGCCGTTCGAAGCCGGTCGCGATGGCCTGGCCGGTGAAGGCGGTCGACAGCACGGCGAGCGCCAGGATGCCGGGCGCCAGGAAGTCCACGGAGCTGCCCTTGCCGCCGGCCGTGTCGGTGGGCACCGCGATGATGTCGACGGCGGAGAACAGCACCAGCAGCAGCGTCGGGATGATGACGGTCAGCAGCAGCTGCTCGCCGTTACGCAGCAGCATCCT includes:
- a CDS encoding ABC transporter permease; this encodes MTALEAGNGTAAGTGTFTPRPGAAPLPRMIRAQAALETRMLLRNGEQLLLTVIIPTLLLVLFSAVDIIAVPTDTAGGKGSSVDFLAPGILALAVLSTAFTGQAIATGFERRYGVLKRLAVSPLPRWGLMTAKTCAVLVTEVLQTALLTAVALALGWSPHGNPLSVVLLLLLGTAAFSGLGLLMASTLKAEATLAAANLVFLLLLVGGGVIVPLDKFPEAAQSVLGLLPIAALSDGLRGVLQHGAQIPWRDLGILAVWSVLGLGTAARFFRWE